The following are from one region of the Candidatus Bathyarchaeota archaeon genome:
- a CDS encoding AAA family ATPase, with product MSAIEELEQFAVKHAQEAVALDRQGKRDQAIIAYQKAIDCLLKLVSIYPNHNLSRIYIQRAEIYRSRVQYLQEYGLVKSSKEERVSYESIEATHNDELEDLIIKEPPNVKLDEVVGLEDAKRTIMETIVYPSIDPKIFPLGWPKGILFFGPPGCGKTLLAAAVANEIKATFISVDAASIMSKWLGEAEKNVARVFRMARKAAASSPAIIFIDEVDSLMGTHRLEVGGETRMRNQFLKEMDGIIDKNNHIRVYVIGSTNKPWTLDSAFIRRFQKRIYVPPPDFSSRLRMFKLYTGYLRISRDVNLEELAMRTEGFSGSDIMDICQSAQLKVNSELFESGMPKENMQPREITMADFLRIIEKRKPSISKELLSLYEKWYNEFGAL from the coding sequence ATGAGCGCCATCGAAGAGCTAGAGCAGTTTGCGGTGAAGCATGCCCAAGAGGCTGTGGCGCTAGACAGGCAGGGAAAGAGAGATCAGGCAATTATCGCTTACCAAAAGGCTATCGACTGTCTACTCAAACTTGTCAGCATCTATCCAAACCATAATTTGAGCAGAATTTACATACAAAGGGCGGAGATATATAGGTCAAGAGTTCAGTATCTGCAGGAATATGGTCTCGTCAAATCGTCTAAAGAAGAAAGAGTCAGCTACGAATCCATAGAGGCAACACATAATGATGAGCTTGAAGATCTGATCATAAAGGAGCCTCCAAATGTCAAGTTGGACGAGGTCGTCGGTCTCGAGGATGCAAAGAGAACAATAATGGAAACTATCGTCTACCCCTCAATTGATCCCAAAATTTTCCCTTTAGGCTGGCCAAAGGGCATCCTTTTTTTCGGTCCCCCGGGATGTGGCAAAACACTCCTCGCCGCAGCCGTTGCTAACGAGATCAAGGCAACCTTCATTTCGGTGGACGCTGCATCAATAATGTCTAAATGGTTAGGTGAGGCTGAAAAGAATGTTGCAAGGGTCTTCAGGATGGCGAGGAAAGCAGCTGCCAGTTCCCCTGCAATAATATTCATTGATGAAGTAGACTCTCTTATGGGGACCCATCGTCTTGAAGTCGGCGGCGAAACTAGGATGAGGAACCAGTTTCTGAAAGAGATGGATGGCATAATTGACAAAAATAACCACATTAGGGTCTATGTTATCGGATCAACCAATAAGCCTTGGACGCTAGACTCAGCCTTCATAAGACGCTTCCAGAAAAGAATATATGTTCCTCCCCCAGATTTTAGCAGTCGCCTCAGAATGTTCAAGCTTTACACGGGCTACCTGAGGATATCTCGTGACGTTAATCTCGAAGAGTTGGCGATGCGGACCGAAGGTTTTTCCGGAAGCGACATAATGGACATCTGCCAATCAGCTCAGCTTAAGGTTAATAGCGAACTATTCGAATCTGGAATGCCTAAGGAAAACATGCAACCTAGGGAGATTACCATGGCCGACTTTCTTAGAATAATCGAGAAGAGAAAGCCAAGCATAAGCAAAGAATTGCTTTCATTATATGAGAAGTGGTATAATGAATTTGGAGCACTTTAG
- a CDS encoding tryptophan--tRNA ligase, producing MVKNDEEMIVTPWTVSGRIDYSRLIEEFGTQPITEELLKRIEKHTGDLHLQLRRGIFFSHRDLDWILDMYESGLKFYLYTGRGPSGPVHIGHMVPWIFTKYLQEKFDVKLLFQMTDDEKFLFHPEFELSDTTRFAYDNALDVIAIGFDPEKTKIIMDVKDSGLLYKLAVQIAKRVTFSTVKATFGFTESSNIGLIFFPAIQAAPAFLESELSGRNTPCLIPAAIDQDPYWRVTRDVAPKLGYFKPAQIHSKFLPGLGKGGKMSASMPETCIFATDTPEAAQHKLWNAFTGGKPTVEEQRKHGGDPFICPIYYYDYYLFEEDDKKLEETCLRCRNGDLLCGEHKMALAEKVKKFLKEHQKKREKAKDELNEFLFNND from the coding sequence ATGGTTAAGAACGATGAAGAGATGATTGTGACCCCATGGACGGTTTCTGGGAGAATAGACTACAGTAGGTTGATTGAGGAATTCGGTACACAGCCGATAACCGAAGAGCTACTGAAAAGAATTGAGAAGCATACCGGCGATCTCCATCTGCAGCTAAGAAGAGGCATCTTCTTCTCCCACAGAGATCTAGATTGGATACTTGACATGTATGAGTCAGGGTTAAAGTTCTACCTCTATACAGGAAGAGGACCATCAGGGCCAGTTCATATCGGTCATATGGTTCCATGGATATTCACGAAATATCTCCAAGAAAAGTTTGATGTGAAGCTCCTCTTCCAAATGACTGATGATGAAAAGTTCCTATTTCACCCCGAATTCGAGCTCAGTGACACCACAAGATTCGCATACGATAATGCCTTAGACGTCATCGCCATCGGATTCGACCCCGAAAAAACGAAGATAATAATGGACGTTAAGGACTCAGGATTATTATACAAGTTAGCAGTTCAGATTGCTAAGCGGGTCACATTTTCTACGGTGAAAGCCACTTTCGGGTTTACCGAGAGTTCAAATATTGGTCTCATCTTCTTTCCCGCTATCCAGGCTGCGCCAGCATTCCTCGAGTCCGAATTATCTGGAAGAAATACTCCCTGTCTAATACCTGCGGCGATCGATCAAGATCCATACTGGCGTGTCACTAGAGATGTCGCACCAAAATTGGGTTACTTCAAACCAGCTCAGATCCACTCAAAATTTCTGCCGGGTCTAGGTAAAGGCGGGAAAATGTCGGCCTCCATGCCTGAAACATGCATATTCGCCACCGACACTCCTGAGGCAGCGCAACATAAGCTCTGGAATGCATTTACAGGAGGAAAACCAACGGTGGAGGAGCAGAGAAAGCATGGCGGAGACCCCTTCATCTGTCCAATATACTATTATGACTACTACCTCTTCGAGGAAGATGACAAAAAACTGGAAGAAACATGCTTGAGATGCCGAAATGGCGACCTCCTCTGCGGAGAACATAAAATGGCACTCGCGGAGAAAGTGAAAAAATTCCTAAAAGAACATCAGAAAAAAAGAGAAAAAGCAAAAGATGAGCTTAACGAATTCCTATTCAATAACGATTAA
- the feoB gene encoding ferrous iron transport protein B, whose translation MAEKKLRIALAGNANVGKSVIFNHLTGLHQHIGNWPGKTVEKAEGTLHFKGYTIDIIDLPGIYSLSTFSLEEQITRRFIAVEKPDVVINVLDASLLERNLYFTLQLMELETPMVIALNQVDMARKKGIHINVERMEELLGVPVVPTVATKGLGIFQLLERSIEVAEKKRSAKYSAVRFGKEVEERIIKLSQMIGQINLNYPSRFMAIKLLEDDDEIRAEILRINPQIVAAAERFANDIEKLHGHACPTVITAERYEIAGNIAREVQKIVPPVRPKFGEKMHDITTHRVAGYPIMISIMLLMFSSIFAFGNLISDILNNLFYNYDMEPLLLSLLGRSDLSKLVLGLFEGVVAGVTIALPYIIPFYIILYFLEDSGYLSRIAFLMDNIMHRMGLHGKAFIPIMLGYGCNVPACLGCRIMETERERILAVFATTLVPCAARTVIILGLVGRFIGLEWVLSLYLFDLAIIFLLGRLAFKALPGEPTALIMEMSDFRFPHIGTVLKQTWFRLLEFIKIAFPLIIIGSLFLKMLDVFDLLEPIAAMMSPITVLWLGLPSSTGIPLLFGLLRKEMTLIMLATLFGTTNLIEVPGFGRLQMIVFTLVTMFYIPCISTIAALIKEIGWKRAAIITIVEIGLALIIGGIANRLLASFFV comes from the coding sequence ATGGCTGAGAAGAAGCTGAGGATTGCGCTTGCAGGTAACGCTAATGTCGGCAAATCCGTAATCTTTAATCATCTTACAGGATTACATCAGCACATTGGAAACTGGCCTGGAAAGACTGTTGAGAAGGCTGAGGGAACCTTACATTTTAAGGGCTACACAATTGACATAATTGACTTACCAGGCATATATTCTCTCTCAACCTTCTCTCTTGAGGAGCAGATTACTAGAAGGTTCATCGCTGTGGAGAAGCCCGATGTAGTAATAAATGTTTTGGACGCATCTTTGCTTGAAAGAAACCTTTACTTCACATTGCAACTAATGGAACTCGAGACCCCAATGGTTATAGCCCTGAACCAGGTGGACATGGCTAGAAAGAAGGGAATCCATATTAATGTTGAGAGGATGGAGGAACTTTTAGGTGTACCCGTCGTTCCAACCGTTGCAACAAAAGGTTTAGGCATATTTCAGCTCTTAGAAAGATCTATCGAAGTTGCTGAGAAAAAACGATCGGCCAAATATTCCGCGGTCAGATTTGGAAAGGAAGTTGAGGAGAGGATTATTAAGCTTTCCCAAATGATTGGACAGATCAATCTCAACTATCCGTCGAGATTTATGGCGATCAAACTACTCGAAGACGATGATGAAATAAGGGCTGAGATATTAAGGATTAATCCGCAAATCGTTGCTGCTGCTGAGAGATTTGCAAATGATATTGAGAAGCTTCATGGGCATGCATGCCCAACCGTCATAACGGCAGAAAGATATGAGATAGCTGGCAACATTGCACGGGAAGTGCAAAAGATAGTTCCGCCAGTAAGACCAAAGTTTGGGGAGAAGATGCACGATATCACGACCCATAGAGTGGCAGGGTACCCGATCATGATTTCCATAATGCTTCTCATGTTCTCCTCAATCTTTGCTTTTGGCAATCTCATCTCCGACATATTAAATAATCTATTTTATAATTATGATATGGAGCCGCTTCTACTTAGTCTCCTTGGGAGAAGCGACCTCAGTAAATTGGTTTTAGGCCTATTCGAAGGAGTTGTGGCAGGAGTCACGATTGCGTTGCCCTACATCATTCCCTTTTATATAATATTATACTTCCTCGAGGATTCTGGCTATCTGAGTAGGATAGCATTTCTGATGGATAATATTATGCATAGGATGGGATTACATGGAAAGGCCTTCATTCCAATAATGCTAGGCTACGGATGCAACGTTCCAGCTTGCCTCGGATGCAGGATTATGGAGACAGAGAGGGAGAGAATCTTAGCGGTCTTCGCCACAACATTAGTACCCTGCGCCGCTAGGACGGTTATAATACTAGGTCTAGTAGGCAGATTTATAGGATTAGAATGGGTTCTGTCACTCTATCTATTCGATCTAGCCATAATATTCCTTTTAGGAAGGCTTGCATTCAAAGCACTTCCAGGAGAACCGACTGCCCTAATAATGGAGATGAGCGATTTCAGGTTCCCACACATTGGAACAGTACTTAAGCAGACATGGTTCCGACTGCTTGAATTCATAAAAATAGCTTTTCCCCTGATAATTATTGGAAGCCTTTTCTTAAAGATGTTAGATGTATTTGATTTGCTTGAACCAATAGCAGCGATGATGAGCCCCATTACAGTTTTGTGGCTGGGTCTACCTTCTTCGACTGGAATACCACTCCTATTTGGCTTACTAAGGAAAGAGATGACGCTTATAATGCTGGCAACACTTTTCGGAACAACTAATCTGATTGAAGTGCCAGGGTTCGGAAGGCTCCAAATGATTGTATTTACTCTTGTGACAATGTTCTACATACCATGCATATCAACGATCGCGGCGCTCATCAAGGAGATAGGATGGAAAAGAGCAGCAATAATAACAATAGTTGAAATAGGGCTTGCACTAATTATAGGAGGCATTGCAAACCGTCTACTTGCGTCATTCTTCGTCTAA
- a CDS encoding ferrous iron transport protein A: protein MKSVKKSENSIELEVPLTLLRDGETGIISSIGDYEARRMDRGFKKRLMDMGMTPGTKVTVLKSAPLDGPIEVLVRGVRLALGRGVAERVFVRKERQNG from the coding sequence GTGAAAAGTGTGAAGAAAAGCGAGAACTCAATTGAATTAGAGGTTCCTCTCACATTGCTTAGAGACGGAGAGACAGGGATCATATCCTCTATAGGTGATTATGAAGCACGGCGAATGGATCGCGGCTTCAAAAAGAGACTTATGGATATGGGTATGACTCCAGGCACAAAGGTGACCGTCCTTAAATCAGCACCATTGGATGGGCCGATAGAAGTTCTTGTAAGAGGCGTTAGGCTTGCGCTTGGTAGAGGCGTGGCCGAAAGAGTATTCGTTAGGAAGGAAAGGCAGAATGGCTGA
- a CDS encoding metal-dependent transcriptional regulator has translation MAEEVTPIVEEYLETIYRIQEEKGIAKTSDLVKMLNVSPGTITNTVERLERDGYITHEPYKGVRLTDKGLEIAIQVVRRHRLVERLLTDILHIEWYKVHDAACRMEHSISEDLINPLEAALRQPRTCPHGSPIPLRSGRIIEEKTQPLAEIDEGEHVEIIRITNEDLELLEYLDRLGILPGVKLEVLEKAPFNGPLTLKVGGKICALSREMASFIQVKLE, from the coding sequence ATGGCGGAAGAAGTAACACCTATCGTAGAAGAGTACCTAGAGACCATTTACAGGATACAGGAGGAGAAAGGAATAGCGAAAACAAGTGACCTAGTTAAGATGCTGAACGTGTCTCCGGGAACAATCACGAATACCGTAGAGAGACTTGAGAGGGATGGTTACATCACACATGAGCCGTATAAAGGCGTAAGATTGACCGATAAGGGGCTTGAGATCGCAATTCAGGTTGTTAGACGGCATAGACTTGTCGAACGGTTGCTGACAGATATACTGCATATCGAGTGGTACAAGGTTCATGACGCTGCATGTAGGATGGAGCATAGCATATCAGAAGATCTCATAAACCCGCTAGAAGCCGCGTTAAGGCAGCCTAGAACTTGCCCTCATGGAAGCCCAATCCCACTAAGATCTGGAAGAATCATAGAAGAGAAAACTCAGCCATTAGCAGAGATTGATGAAGGGGAGCATGTAGAGATTATAAGGATAACTAACGAGGATCTAGAACTTCTGGAATACTTAGATAGGCTTGGAATTCTGCCAGGAGTTAAACTCGAGGTTCTAGAAAAGGCCCCATTTAACGGTCCTCTCACCTTGAAGGTCGGTGGTAAAATATGTGCCCTAAGCCGAGAGATGGCTTCATTCATACAGGTGAAGCTGGAGTGA
- a CDS encoding ribonucleoside triphosphate reductase, which yields MMKYVRKRDGKLEPFDQERITNAIWKAARAVGGTDRELSKRLSDQVVRELEKRFGEDGVPTVEEIQDTVEKVLIEKGHARTAKAYILYRKQHQDLRELAVLLSSSDLVEQYLDLNDWYVRENSNMSYSLQGLNNYLTSKVIEKYWSSRVYPPNIADAHYSGDIHIHNLGVLGPYCVGWDLRDLLLTGFRGVPGKIESKPPKHLRTALGQVVNFFYTLQGEAAGAQAFSNFDTYLAPFIFYDGLDEREVKQALQEFFFNINVPTRVGFQTPFTNITLDLNVPEFMKDEPVIIGGQLMDEAYGDMQDEMDIFNIAFCEIMAEGDARGRVFTFPIPTYNITNEFDWESPVAEKIFEMTAKYGTPYFSNFINSDMKPEDVRSMCCRLRIDNRELRRRGGGFFGANPLTGSIGVVTINLPRIGYLADNEDSFFERLEQLMILAKDSLEIKRKVLERFTEKGLYPYSRFYLRYVKESTGSYWKNHFSTIGIIGMNEALLNLFGYGIATEEGRDFAVKVLNFMRERLMEFQEETGNMYNLEATPAEGASYGLARTDKRKYPDIVVANENYLSSGAEPFYTNSTQLPVDFTGDLFEALEHQECLQPLYTGGTVFHIFLGERLYSWRLAAEIVKRVAYTTRIPYFTLTPTFSICQTHGYISGEHKVCPTCGVRCEVYSRVVGYLRPVDQWNDGKQAEFRIRKTFDRSVMMEIPA from the coding sequence ATAATGAAGTATGTTAGAAAAAGGGATGGTAAATTAGAGCCATTCGACCAGGAACGCATAACGAATGCTATATGGAAGGCTGCAAGAGCAGTCGGCGGGACAGATAGAGAGCTTTCTAAACGGTTAAGCGATCAGGTTGTTCGGGAGCTCGAGAAGAGGTTCGGCGAGGATGGTGTTCCAACCGTAGAAGAGATACAGGACACGGTTGAGAAGGTTCTGATTGAGAAGGGTCATGCGAGGACGGCGAAGGCTTATATCCTATACCGAAAGCAGCATCAGGATCTAAGAGAATTAGCCGTCCTTCTCAGCTCTTCAGATCTTGTGGAACAGTATCTCGATCTTAACGATTGGTATGTACGTGAAAACTCGAATATGAGCTACTCGTTGCAAGGATTAAACAATTATCTGACATCGAAGGTCATTGAGAAGTATTGGTCAAGCAGGGTTTATCCGCCAAATATAGCAGATGCGCATTACTCAGGCGATATTCATATACATAATCTCGGCGTGCTGGGTCCCTACTGTGTAGGATGGGACCTAAGGGATCTCCTATTAACAGGCTTCCGAGGTGTCCCCGGAAAGATTGAGAGTAAACCGCCTAAGCACCTGAGGACTGCTCTAGGTCAGGTTGTCAATTTCTTCTATACTCTGCAGGGCGAGGCTGCAGGTGCCCAAGCTTTCAGCAATTTCGACACGTATCTAGCGCCCTTTATATTCTATGATGGGCTTGACGAGAGGGAGGTTAAACAGGCCCTTCAGGAGTTCTTCTTCAACATTAACGTTCCGACACGTGTAGGCTTTCAAACACCATTCACAAATATAACGCTTGATCTTAACGTTCCGGAATTCATGAAGGACGAGCCTGTCATAATCGGCGGTCAATTGATGGATGAGGCATACGGAGACATGCAGGACGAGATGGATATTTTCAATATTGCTTTCTGTGAGATAATGGCTGAGGGAGACGCGAGGGGAAGAGTATTCACATTCCCTATACCAACATACAACATAACGAATGAGTTCGACTGGGAATCGCCCGTGGCGGAGAAAATATTCGAGATGACTGCAAAGTATGGAACCCCATACTTCTCTAACTTCATAAACAGTGACATGAAGCCAGAAGATGTTAGAAGCATGTGTTGCCGTCTTAGGATAGATAATAGGGAGCTGCGGAGAAGGGGAGGCGGATTCTTCGGTGCAAACCCGCTTACAGGATCTATAGGCGTAGTCACGATCAATCTTCCAAGAATCGGGTATCTTGCAGATAATGAGGACTCATTCTTTGAGAGACTGGAGCAGCTTATGATACTAGCTAAGGACAGTTTGGAGATAAAGAGGAAGGTTCTCGAAAGGTTTACAGAGAAAGGCCTATATCCATACTCAAGGTTCTATCTGAGATACGTTAAGGAGTCGACTGGAAGCTACTGGAAGAACCACTTCTCAACGATCGGCATAATTGGGATGAATGAAGCCCTGCTTAACCTCTTCGGGTATGGAATCGCAACTGAAGAGGGAAGAGACTTCGCGGTCAAGGTCCTTAACTTTATGCGTGAAAGGTTGATGGAGTTCCAGGAAGAAACTGGGAACATGTATAACCTTGAGGCGACGCCTGCTGAAGGAGCATCATATGGGCTTGCCCGTACGGATAAAAGAAAATACCCAGACATCGTGGTTGCTAATGAGAATTATCTCTCATCAGGCGCTGAACCATTCTATACTAACTCAACTCAGCTCCCAGTGGATTTCACTGGAGACTTGTTTGAGGCATTGGAGCACCAAGAATGCCTACAACCACTTTACACGGGTGGAACTGTCTTCCACATTTTCCTAGGAGAGAGGCTGTACTCATGGAGGCTTGCTGCTGAAATAGTTAAGAGGGTTGCATATACGACTCGTATACCATACTTCACGTTAACCCCCACCTTCAGCATCTGCCAGACTCACGGTTACATATCTGGAGAGCACAAGGTCTGTCCAACCTGTGGTGTAAGATGCGAAGTCTACTCCAGAGTTGTTGGGTACCTTAGACCTGTTGACCAGTGGAATGATGGTAAACAGGCTGAGTTCAGGATAAGAAAGACCTTCGACAGATCCGTAATGATGGAGATACCTGCTTAG
- a CDS encoding anaerobic ribonucleoside-triphosphate reductase activating protein codes for MRFGGLQKTSLIDFPGRISSILFTVGCNLRCPFCYNWRLIIDPKPPFLSEDEALEILESRRKYIDAVVISGGEPTINSDLPDFVRRLKERGFSVKLDTNGFRPEILEECLPNLDYVSLDVKTSKDKYGILGVEDVQPLLRSLEILKKGDVDYEFRNTVVPRLVDREDVLKMGEMVRGGKRFVFQQFLPENAWDHSYREINPYDESVIMHFADLIRPYVEEVQLRV; via the coding sequence ATGAGGTTCGGCGGTCTGCAGAAAACAAGCCTAATTGACTTTCCCGGCAGAATAAGCAGTATACTCTTCACTGTAGGATGCAATCTCAGGTGTCCTTTCTGCTATAATTGGAGGCTTATAATTGACCCTAAGCCTCCATTCCTCTCAGAAGATGAAGCGCTGGAGATTCTTGAGTCTAGAAGGAAGTATATTGACGCCGTTGTGATAAGTGGCGGGGAGCCCACGATCAATAGTGACCTTCCAGACTTTGTTAGGAGACTAAAGGAGAGAGGTTTCTCGGTAAAGCTTGATACGAATGGCTTTCGGCCGGAAATCCTTGAGGAGTGTCTCCCAAATCTTGACTATGTCTCTCTTGACGTGAAAACGTCGAAGGATAAATACGGGATCCTAGGCGTTGAAGATGTGCAGCCGTTGTTGAGAAGCTTAGAGATCCTGAAGAAGGGAGATGTTGACTACGAGTTTAGGAACACCGTTGTTCCTAGACTTGTTGACCGAGAGGACGTTCTGAAGATGGGTGAGATGGTGAGGGGTGGTAAAAGGTTTGTCTTCCAGCAGTTTCTGCCAGAAAATGCATGGGACCATAGCTATAGAGAGATAAACCCCTACGATGAGAGCGTGATCATGCATTTTGCAGATCTAATCAGACCATACGTTGAAGAGGTCCAGCTTAGAGTCTAG